A part of Arachis hypogaea cultivar Tifrunner chromosome 12, arahy.Tifrunner.gnm2.J5K5, whole genome shotgun sequence genomic DNA contains:
- the LOC140176646 gene encoding uncharacterized protein, giving the protein MGAYQARDSLLQKYLARVRKLSEEFDEIMVHHVPRERNTRADLLSKLASTKPGTGNRSLIQGLVKEPTVTLHVAQATDPPSWMNLIMDFLEKGVLPEDDKVAKALRREAANYAVIQGQLFKKGPSQPLLKCLRPDQTD; this is encoded by the coding sequence GAAATATCTGGCGAGAGTCAGAAAACTAAGTGAGGAGTTTGACGAGATAATGGTGCATCACGTACCAAGAGAAAGGAACACCCGAGCGGACCTCTTATCAAAGCTAGCAAGCACCAAACCAGGAACCGGGAACCGATCTCTGATACAAGGCTTAGTAAAGGAACCGACGGTGACCCTGCACGTGGCGCAGGCAACCGACCCTCCATCCTGGATGAACCTAATCATGGATTTCTTGGAAAAGGGAGTACTCCCCGAGGACGACAAAGTGGCAAAGGCGTTAAGAAGAGAAGCGGCCAATTATGCGGTAATACAAGGCCAGTTGTTCAAGAAAGGGCCCAGCCAACCCCTGTTGAAGTGCCTACGCCCCGACCAAACAGACTAG